In Streptomyces sp. NBC_01439, the following are encoded in one genomic region:
- a CDS encoding LysE/ArgO family amino acid transporter yields MNYGIVTAALAGFGSGLSLIVAIGAQNAFVLRQGARRHAVLAVVAICAVSDAVLITLGVAGVGVFVTAWPAALTVVGLAGGGFLICYGVLAARRVLRPVPGAALTTEGATSGSARRAVLTALAMTWLNPHVYLDTVLLLGSLAADRGDLRWAFAIGAVLASLTWFAGLGYGARMLSGLLARPAAWRVLDGLVAATMVTMGGLLLARA; encoded by the coding sequence ATGAACTACGGCATCGTCACCGCGGCCCTGGCCGGCTTCGGCAGCGGACTCTCCCTCATCGTCGCCATCGGCGCGCAGAACGCCTTCGTCCTGCGCCAGGGCGCGCGCCGCCACGCGGTCCTGGCCGTGGTCGCCATCTGCGCCGTCTCCGACGCGGTCCTCATCACCCTCGGCGTCGCCGGCGTCGGCGTCTTCGTCACCGCCTGGCCGGCCGCCCTGACGGTGGTCGGGCTGGCCGGGGGCGGGTTCCTGATCTGCTACGGGGTCCTGGCCGCCCGCCGGGTGCTGCGGCCCGTCCCCGGCGCCGCCCTCACCACGGAGGGCGCGACGAGCGGGTCCGCCCGCCGGGCCGTGCTGACCGCCCTCGCCATGACCTGGCTCAACCCGCACGTCTACCTGGACACCGTGCTGCTCCTCGGCTCCCTCGCCGCCGACCGCGGCGACCTGCGCTGGGCCTTCGCCATCGGAGCCGTGCTGGCCAGCCTGACCTGGTTCGCCGGTCTGGGCTACGGAGCCCGGATGCTGAGCGGCCTGCTGGCCCGCCCGGCCGCCTGGCGGGTCCTGGACGGGCTCGTCGCTGCGACCATGGTCACCATGGGCGGCCTGCTGCTGGCCCGCGCCTAG
- a CDS encoding NUDIX hydrolase: MPDRPSPLVAATGVVLDTRGRVLVLTTPGRTDPELPGGAVHDTETPEEGLARALREGLNLELPAGRLLAVDSRPPATTGTPGTPRPPGRSLIVHVHLVGPLPASRASTISFPVGATTEARWLPPEAACALLPAPVAPRLRAALAALHTGSFAHLVDGVPQPGSPAGLDPARRVALEHSGTLDPASHRASRPKAVTAASVLFTGSDGRILLVQPAYGRSDRWNLPGGGIDSDLGEIPRAAARREVHEELGLDLAPGRLLAVNWSHKPGRPARIRFLYDGGVLDAPTLARIRLDRAELLQWRTVTPAELPSLVKPALRRQITACLTARATGAGPLELHAGRP; encoded by the coding sequence GTGCCCGACCGTCCCTCCCCGCTCGTGGCCGCCACCGGGGTCGTCCTGGACACGCGCGGGCGGGTCCTCGTACTGACCACCCCGGGCCGGACGGACCCGGAGCTGCCGGGCGGCGCGGTCCACGACACCGAGACCCCGGAGGAGGGGCTCGCCCGCGCGCTGCGGGAAGGGCTGAACCTCGAGCTGCCGGCCGGCCGGCTGCTGGCGGTGGACTCCCGGCCGCCCGCCACGACCGGCACACCCGGCACGCCCCGCCCGCCCGGCCGCTCCCTGATCGTCCACGTCCACCTCGTCGGCCCGCTCCCGGCGTCGCGGGCCTCGACGATCTCCTTCCCCGTCGGGGCGACGACCGAGGCGCGCTGGCTCCCGCCGGAGGCGGCCTGCGCGCTACTGCCGGCCCCCGTCGCGCCCCGGCTGCGCGCCGCACTGGCCGCCCTGCACACCGGTTCCTTCGCCCACCTCGTCGACGGGGTGCCCCAGCCGGGCTCCCCGGCCGGTCTGGACCCGGCCCGGCGCGTGGCCCTGGAGCACTCGGGCACCCTCGACCCGGCCAGCCACCGGGCCAGCCGCCCCAAGGCGGTGACCGCGGCGAGCGTGCTGTTCACCGGCTCCGACGGCAGGATCCTGCTGGTGCAGCCCGCGTACGGCAGGTCCGACCGCTGGAACCTGCCCGGCGGCGGCATCGACAGCGACCTCGGTGAGATCCCGCGCGCCGCCGCCCGGCGGGAGGTCCACGAGGAGCTCGGCCTCGACCTCGCCCCGGGTCGGCTGCTCGCCGTGAACTGGTCCCACAAGCCCGGCCGTCCGGCCCGCATCCGCTTCCTCTACGACGGCGGCGTCCTCGATGCCCCCACCCTCGCCCGGATCCGGCTGGACCGGGCCGAGCTGCTCCAGTGGCGCACCGTCACCCCCGCGGAACTCCCGAGCCTGGTCAAACCCGCCCTGCGGCGCCAGATCACCGCCTGCCTGACCGCCCGCGCCACGGGCGCCGGCCCGCTGGAACTCCACGCGGGCCGCCCCTGA
- a CDS encoding MFS transporter yields MDGDRRRWRQCLLGGAVFAVCMAGTTLPTPLYGLYQEKFGFSELVVTVVYAVYAFGVIGVLLLAGNASDTVGRRPVLLAGLAFSAASAVCFLCATGMGWLYAGRLLSGLSAGLFTGAATAYVMELAPSGGAARATFVATAANMGGLGCGPLLAGVLAQYAAWPLYLPFAVHLALVAVSAAVLVRLPETVRDRQPLRAVRPQRPGLPPQVRSVFVPAAIASFVGFALFGVFTSVSPAFLAQFLGVHNRAVSGLIVALAFFASTAGQLAVGRVGVDRSLPLGCAGLLAGLALLAGALWWDLLALVVASAVVGGAGQGLAFRGALASVAAASPPDRRAAVISMLFVVAYTGISLPVIGVGLLVGPIGLEGAGLVFIACMAVLVTAAAGYLLRRPVRVRA; encoded by the coding sequence ATGGACGGTGATCGCCGACGGTGGCGCCAGTGCTTGCTCGGCGGGGCGGTGTTCGCCGTGTGCATGGCGGGCACCACGCTGCCCACTCCCCTGTACGGGCTCTACCAGGAGAAGTTCGGGTTCTCCGAGCTGGTGGTGACCGTCGTGTACGCCGTGTACGCCTTCGGGGTGATCGGCGTGCTGCTGCTGGCGGGCAACGCCTCGGACACCGTGGGCAGGCGGCCCGTGCTGCTGGCCGGTCTCGCCTTCTCCGCGGCCAGCGCCGTCTGCTTCCTGTGCGCCACCGGCATGGGCTGGCTGTACGCGGGCCGGCTGCTGTCGGGACTCTCCGCCGGGCTGTTCACCGGGGCCGCCACGGCCTACGTGATGGAACTGGCGCCGAGCGGCGGCGCCGCGCGGGCCACGTTCGTGGCGACGGCCGCCAACATGGGTGGGCTGGGGTGCGGCCCGCTGCTCGCCGGAGTGCTCGCGCAGTACGCCGCCTGGCCGCTGTACCTGCCGTTCGCGGTGCACCTCGCGCTGGTGGCCGTCTCGGCCGCCGTCCTGGTGCGGCTCCCCGAAACCGTGCGCGACCGGCAGCCGCTGCGCGCCGTACGACCGCAGCGGCCCGGCCTGCCCCCTCAGGTGCGGTCGGTGTTCGTGCCCGCGGCGATCGCCTCCTTCGTGGGCTTCGCGCTGTTCGGGGTGTTCACCTCGGTCAGCCCCGCCTTCCTCGCGCAGTTCCTGGGCGTGCACAACCGCGCGGTGAGCGGGCTGATCGTCGCGCTGGCCTTCTTCGCCTCGACCGCCGGGCAACTGGCCGTCGGCCGGGTCGGGGTGGACCGGTCGCTGCCGCTGGGCTGCGCCGGGCTGCTCGCCGGGCTGGCGCTGCTCGCCGGCGCGCTGTGGTGGGACCTGCTGGCGCTGGTGGTGGCGAGCGCCGTCGTCGGCGGGGCCGGGCAGGGCCTGGCGTTCCGCGGTGCGCTGGCCTCCGTCGCCGCGGCCTCGCCGCCGGACCGGCGCGCGGCGGTGATCTCGATGCTGTTCGTGGTGGCGTACACGGGCATCTCGCTGCCGGTGATCGGGGTGGGGCTGCTGGTGGGCCCGATCGGCCTGGAGGGTGCCGGGCTGGTGTTCATCGCCTGCATGGCCGTCCTGGTCACGGCCGCGGCCGGCTACCTGCTGCGCCGGCCCGTGCGGGTGCGCGCCTGA
- a CDS encoding ArsR/SmtB family transcription factor — MISFELGVEDLADTRFALSPLYETVLSLRVLREPGLSALHLPWRRSVLGALDALDGLDGLGGLDTELLMSVVAVRRTLPDFLTPRPTSFAPSFEEELAAVGRTPPDLVRRDLLAAHDPDPLPTPLLAALAPDDGPVVALRDDLCALLRRYWEIAVQPMWPRMRLLLEADMTYRARRLAMGGARLLFADIHPNLRWQDGVLHIGQMISRHRVVASGRGLLLLPSVFAHKPAPPVSPEEAPTLAYPSRGVATLWVREPVADPAALVSLLGAPKARLLDLLDEPLPTVELARRLGVTASAVSQHLGVLYATGLLSRARDGRQVLYRRSPLGDELSGRGRPG, encoded by the coding sequence ATGATCAGCTTCGAACTCGGCGTCGAGGACCTCGCCGACACCCGGTTCGCGCTCTCACCCCTGTACGAGACCGTGCTCAGCCTGCGCGTGCTGCGCGAGCCCGGGCTCTCCGCCCTGCACCTCCCGTGGCGCAGGTCGGTCCTCGGCGCACTGGACGCGCTCGACGGCCTCGACGGCCTCGGCGGGCTCGACACCGAGCTGTTGATGTCCGTGGTCGCGGTACGGCGCACCCTGCCCGACTTCCTCACCCCGCGCCCCACGAGCTTCGCGCCCTCCTTCGAGGAGGAACTGGCCGCCGTCGGCCGGACACCCCCCGACCTGGTCCGCCGCGACCTGCTGGCCGCGCACGACCCGGACCCGCTCCCCACCCCGCTGCTCGCCGCCCTCGCTCCCGACGACGGGCCCGTCGTCGCCCTCCGCGACGACCTCTGCGCGCTGCTGCGCCGGTACTGGGAGATCGCCGTCCAGCCGATGTGGCCGCGGATGCGCCTCTTGCTGGAGGCCGACATGACCTACCGTGCGCGGCGGCTGGCCATGGGCGGAGCCCGCCTCCTCTTCGCCGACATCCACCCGAACCTGCGGTGGCAGGACGGCGTGCTGCACATCGGGCAGATGATCAGCCGGCACCGCGTCGTGGCGTCCGGCCGCGGGCTGCTCCTTCTGCCGTCCGTGTTCGCGCACAAGCCCGCGCCCCCGGTCAGTCCCGAGGAGGCGCCGACGCTGGCGTACCCGAGCCGCGGCGTGGCGACCCTCTGGGTGCGCGAGCCCGTCGCCGACCCGGCCGCCCTGGTGTCCCTGTTGGGCGCGCCCAAGGCGAGACTGCTCGACCTGCTCGACGAGCCGCTGCCCACCGTCGAGCTGGCCCGTCGCCTCGGGGTCACCGCGAGCGCAGTCTCCCAGCACCTGGGCGTGTTGTACGCCACCGGCCTCCTCTCCCGGGCGCGCGACGGACGGCAGGTCCTCTACCGCCGCAGCCCGCTCGGCGACGAGCTGAGCGGCCGGGGCCGGCCGGGGTGA
- a CDS encoding MFS transporter, with translation MSRWLLLLLTLTCAVGVGTVYFPQAVSPLVVTALGASPGSAALVVTAVQIGYTAGIFLLVPLGDRLPHRPFLVTLLALTGTGLLAAGCAPGLAPLLAAAAVVGVTTVAAQVIGPLAAGLVAADRRGAVLGTLLSGSTGGMLLARTFGGALGEWLGWRAPYLAAGAVALLLAAVLARALPITVPTSRRPYPALLAEPLRLLRTEPELRRSCLYQAAVFGAFSAVWTCLALLLTGPAYGLGAHAVGMLALVGAVTMLCTPYAGRLVDRAGADRVNLVCLLGVLVSAAVLAAGAGGGAAGLAALTGGTLLLDVAMQSGTVANLARVYAVRPDARSRLNTAYMTCAYLGGSGGSWLGVRIYDRAGWQGVCALVALLAVIALARHLVAPHGRGPDARQAGGDGRGAPPPVGVGGPPTAAPPVGSAGRTV, from the coding sequence ATGAGCCGCTGGTTGCTCCTGCTCCTCACCCTGACCTGCGCCGTCGGCGTGGGCACCGTCTACTTCCCGCAGGCGGTCAGCCCGCTGGTCGTCACGGCCCTGGGCGCGTCGCCCGGCTCCGCCGCCCTGGTGGTGACCGCGGTGCAGATCGGCTACACGGCCGGGATCTTCCTGCTGGTGCCGCTCGGCGACCGGCTCCCGCACCGCCCGTTCCTCGTCACCCTGCTCGCCCTGACCGGAACCGGCCTGCTGGCCGCGGGCTGCGCGCCGGGGCTGGCGCCGCTCCTCGCCGCCGCGGCCGTCGTCGGTGTGACGACCGTGGCCGCGCAGGTCATCGGTCCGCTGGCGGCCGGTCTGGTGGCCGCCGACCGCCGGGGAGCCGTACTGGGCACCCTGCTGAGCGGTTCGACCGGCGGCATGCTGCTGGCCCGCACCTTCGGCGGCGCGCTCGGTGAGTGGCTGGGGTGGCGGGCCCCCTACCTGGCGGCCGGGGCCGTGGCCCTGCTGCTGGCGGCCGTCCTGGCCCGCGCCCTGCCGATCACCGTCCCGACGTCGCGCCGACCGTACCCGGCTCTGCTGGCCGAGCCGCTGCGCCTGCTGCGCACCGAGCCGGAACTGCGCCGTTCCTGCCTCTACCAGGCGGCGGTCTTCGGCGCCTTCTCGGCGGTCTGGACCTGCCTGGCGCTGCTGCTCACCGGCCCGGCGTACGGCCTGGGCGCCCACGCGGTGGGGATGCTCGCCCTGGTGGGCGCGGTGACGATGCTGTGCACCCCGTACGCCGGGCGCCTGGTGGACCGCGCGGGAGCGGACCGGGTGAACCTCGTCTGCCTGCTCGGGGTGCTCGTCTCGGCGGCGGTCCTCGCGGCGGGCGCCGGCGGCGGGGCGGCGGGACTGGCCGCGCTGACGGGCGGCACGCTGCTGCTCGACGTCGCGATGCAGTCCGGCACGGTCGCCAACCTGGCCCGGGTGTACGCCGTGCGGCCCGATGCCCGCAGCCGGCTCAACACCGCGTACATGACCTGCGCCTACCTGGGCGGCAGCGGCGGGTCCTGGCTGGGCGTACGGATCTACGACCGGGCCGGCTGGCAGGGCGTGTGTGCGCTCGTGGCGCTGTTGGCCGTGATCGCCCTGGCCCGGCACCTCGTGGCGCCGCACGGGCGCGGGCCGGACGCACGACAGGCGGGGGGCGATGGGCGGGGCGCCCCGCCGCCGGTCGGCGTCGGGGGCCCGCCCACCGCCGCCCCGCCTGTCGGATCAGCCGGTCGAACGGTGTAG
- a CDS encoding glyceraldehyde-3-phosphate dehydrogenase: MTVNEDSFTSWKNREEIAESMIPIIGKLHRERDVTILLHSRSLVNKSVVSILKTHRFARQIAGEELSVTETLPFLQVLTTLDLGPSQIDIGMLAADYKSDDRGLSVAEFTAEAVAGATGANKIERSEGRDVVLYGFGRIGRLVARLLIEKAGSGNGLRLRAVVVRGGGEADLVKRASLLRRDSIHGQFQGTITVDEANSTIIANGNAIKVIYANDPSEVDYTEYGIKDAILIDNTGKWRDREGLSKHLRPGIDKVVLTAPGKGDVPNIVHGVNHDTIKPDEQILSCASCTTNAIVPPLKAMDDEYGVLRGHVETVHSFTNDQNLLDNYHKADRRGRSAPLNMVITETGAASAVAKALPDLKAPITGSSIRVPVPDVSIAILSLRLGRETTREEVLDYLRDVSLHSPLKRQIDFTTAPDAVSMDFVGSRHASIVDAGATKVDGDNAILYLWYDNEFGYSCQVIRVVQHVSGVEYPTYPVPAV; this comes from the coding sequence GTGACTGTCAATGAGGACTCGTTCACCAGCTGGAAGAACCGCGAAGAGATCGCGGAGTCGATGATCCCGATCATCGGGAAGCTGCACCGGGAGCGGGACGTCACGATCCTGCTCCACAGCCGCTCCCTGGTGAACAAGTCGGTGGTCAGCATCCTCAAGACCCACCGCTTCGCCCGGCAGATAGCCGGTGAGGAGCTCTCGGTCACCGAGACGCTGCCGTTCCTGCAGGTGCTCACCACGCTCGATCTCGGCCCGTCCCAGATCGACATCGGCATGCTCGCCGCGGACTACAAGAGCGACGACCGGGGCCTGTCGGTCGCCGAGTTCACCGCCGAGGCCGTCGCCGGCGCCACCGGCGCGAACAAGATCGAGCGCAGCGAGGGCCGCGACGTCGTCCTGTACGGCTTCGGCCGCATCGGTCGCCTCGTCGCCCGCCTGCTGATCGAGAAGGCCGGCTCCGGCAACGGACTGCGCCTGCGCGCCGTCGTCGTCCGCGGGGGCGGCGAGGCCGACCTGGTCAAGCGCGCCTCGCTGCTGCGCCGCGACTCGATCCACGGCCAGTTCCAGGGCACGATCACCGTCGACGAGGCGAACAGCACGATCATCGCCAACGGCAACGCCATCAAGGTGATCTACGCGAACGACCCGTCCGAGGTGGACTACACCGAGTACGGCATCAAGGACGCCATCCTCATCGACAACACGGGCAAGTGGCGCGACCGCGAGGGTCTGTCCAAGCACCTGCGCCCCGGCATCGACAAGGTCGTGCTGACCGCCCCGGGCAAGGGCGACGTCCCGAACATCGTCCACGGCGTCAACCACGACACCATCAAGCCGGACGAGCAGATCCTGTCCTGCGCCTCCTGCACCACCAACGCGATCGTTCCGCCGCTCAAGGCGATGGACGACGAGTACGGTGTCCTGCGCGGCCACGTGGAGACCGTCCACTCGTTCACGAACGACCAGAACCTGCTGGACAACTACCACAAGGCCGACCGCCGTGGCCGCTCCGCGCCGCTGAACATGGTCATCACCGAGACCGGCGCCGCCTCCGCCGTCGCCAAGGCGCTGCCCGACCTCAAGGCGCCGATCACCGGCAGCTCGATCCGCGTCCCCGTCCCGGACGTCTCGATCGCCATCCTGAGCCTGCGCCTGGGCCGTGAGACCACCCGCGAAGAGGTCCTCGACTACCTCCGCGACGTCTCGCTGCACTCGCCGCTCAAGCGCCAGATCGACTTCACCACGGCTCCCGACGCGGTCTCCATGGACTTCGTCGGCTCGCGCCACGCCTCGATCGTCGACGCGGGCGCCACCAAGGTGGACGGCGACAACGCCATCCTCTACCTCTGGTACGACAACGAGTTCGGCTACTCCTGCCAGGTCATCCGTGTGGTCCAGCACGTGTCCGGCGTCGAGTACCCGACCTACCCGGTGCCGGCGGTCTGA